The genomic interval GCGATGCGGCCGAAGCCGATGCGGCTCCTGTTCCTGCTGCCGGCCGGCACCAACCGCTTCCTCTCGACGCTGGGGCAGTTGATCGCGCATTCCGATGGCCGGCTCGCGCCGTTCAACGTCCATTGCCAGGTCGACACCATCAAGAGCTTCAATCCCGAGCTCCTGGCACGCCGGCTCTGGCAATCCCGCGACAAGGCCGACGGCATCGCCTTCATGGCGCTCGAGCATCCCGCCGTGAGGGAAGCCGTCGACCGGCTCGCGGAGCGAGGCGTGCCGACGGTGACGCTGATCTCTGACATCCTGAACACGCGTCGCGCCGCTTACGTTGGATTGGACAATCGTTCCATCGGACGCACCGCCGGCTACATGATCGCGCGCTTCCTCGGCGAGCGTCCGGCCAAGGTCGCGATGATCGCGGGCAGCCTCAGCTACCGCGCGCATGAAGAGCGCGAGATGGGCTTTCTGCACGTGTTCGAAGAGCTGTTCCCTTCCATCAAGGTCGTGGGCCTGCGCGAAGGCCATGATGATGCCGATCGCAACTATCGCCAGACCCGCATGCTGCTCGGCCAGCATCCCGATCTTGCCGGCATCTACAATATCGGCGGCGCCGCCGACGGCGTCGCGCGGGCGCTGAAGGAAATGAATCGCGCGCGCGACGTGGTCTTCATCGGCCACGGCCTGACCTCTGATACGCGCAGCTTCCTGCTCGACGGAACGATGGACGCCGTCATCACCCAAAATCAGCTCAACACGATGATGAGCTGTGTCGGCATCTTCGACAATCTCCGCGCGGGCCGCGGAGCCATGCACGGCATTGAGGCGCCGCGTAGCGAGATCATCTTTCGCGAGAACATTCCTGCGCTGGGCGGCTAGAGGCGACCAGCGTCTTCAATCGTCCAGGAGATCCAAAAACTCCTCCACCCGCACGAATGGGTCCTCTTGCCCCCTGCTGGCATAGACGACCCGATCGCCATCGCGCTGCAACGAACGCGCCTTGGATTTCCGCAAGCGCCCGGGGAGGAATGTCGCCGCGACGGCCTCGTGCCCGACATCCAACCTGACGATGCCTCGTCGCTTGCACTCGATCCTGAGCCTGGCTGCAGCGAAGAAATCGTGGGCCGGCTGCGGCAGCTTGCCGAAGCGGCGGGACGTCTCCTCCTCAAGGTCTTCCAGATCGTCCTCGCTGCGACACCTGGCGGCGCGGCCATAGATTTCGAGCCGAACTGATTCCGACTGCACATAGCTTGCAGGCAACATGTCCGCGAGCGGGAGGTTGAGATCGGGCACCCACAATTCGCCGCCGCCGTCGCTGGTCTTCTCGGAGGCCAGCTTCAGGAGATGACTGTAGAGCACCGG from Bradyrhizobium arachidis carries:
- a CDS encoding LacI family DNA-binding transcriptional regulator; this translates as MDKQVAPPLSRIVDVARRAGVSTATVDRVLNRRPGVRAITQQRVLAAASELDYMPADDLLAAMRPKPMRLLFLLPAGTNRFLSTLGQLIAHSDGRLAPFNVHCQVDTIKSFNPELLARRLWQSRDKADGIAFMALEHPAVREAVDRLAERGVPTVTLISDILNTRRAAYVGLDNRSIGRTAGYMIARFLGERPAKVAMIAGSLSYRAHEEREMGFLHVFEELFPSIKVVGLREGHDDADRNYRQTRMLLGQHPDLAGIYNIGGAADGVARALKEMNRARDVVFIGHGLTSDTRSFLLDGTMDAVITQNQLNTMMSCVGIFDNLRAGRGAMHGIEAPRSEIIFRENIPALGG